The genome window TTTGATTCGAATACAAATTTAAAATCTGCCAGTGATTTGAAATATGATGTCTTAAATACGATACCTTCAACTTTATCGGCTCAAGAAAAAGAGCAAGTCATTAAAGAACTAGTGAGCGAGAAGTAATGACAATGACCCAATCAATGAGATACGACAAAAAACGATATTTACTCATCTCGATATTCAGCATTTTTCTTGTCGGTTGTGTCGATACGAGCCGTTCATTTATGGATAAAGCGCCGCAGCCTTTACAATATGAAACTGACACATATATCTCTTCCCCTGAAGAGAATTTATATGCTGAACATAACGAAGTATTTAAAGATCAATATGACCTAGCAAGCCTTATCGATGTTGCACAAAAAAATAATCCTGAAACACGTATTGCTTGGGAGCTTGCTAAAAAAGCCGCAACCAATGTGGGAATGGTTGAAAGTACCTATTTACCCGTTATAACTGCAACAGCATTAAGTGGCTATCAACGTGGAACATTGAAGTTACCACATAATGATTTAGTCGATAAAATTGATGTTTCTAACCATGTTTTTATCCCTGCGATAACGTTTCAATGGCTATTGTTTGATTTTGGTCAGCGAGGAGCATTAACTGATGCAGCCAAACATGCATCTTTAGCTTCTGACCTTAACTTTAATTTACTTCACCAAAAAATTATTCATGATGTAACCATTGCTTATTATGCTTATGGTGCAGCACAGAAAAAAACAAAAATAACTTATGAAGCTTTGGAGCGAAGCCAGCGTTTATTGTATGCCGTAGAGCAAAAAAAAGCGCGTGGGCTAGCAACCGTACTGGATGTTGCATTAGCGAAGCAGCAAGTTTCACAATTAGAGTTTCAGAACGTATTAGCTAAAGGGAAAGAAAGAGATCAATACCAATTATTACTCTCTACCATCGGTATATCTCCACTGAAAACAATTAATATTCAATATAATGATAACGATGTTTTGCCTGATAATATCGCACCGTTGACCCATGAACGGATCAGAAATGCGTTAGCCCAGCGCCCTGATGTGCTTGCTAACTATGAACTTACACTGGCAGCGATGAAAACGACCCAATCTGTGGAATCCGACTATTTCCCTAAAGTCTATTTAGCGGGGGCAGTCGCGGGGGGAAACAGCCGTTTAGATGTGCAAGGACTACCGGGTATCAACCAAAGTTCTTCATCTTCAAATATTTTGATAGGTATCAGTATTCCGCTTTATGAAGGGGGAATAAGGCAAGCACGTATGAAGAATGCTCAGTCGGATATTCTTATTGCCCAAGAGAATTTGCGGAAAAGCCAAGAAATGGCGATTCGAGAGATGAGTTTAACTGAGAATGCACTAAAATCAGCGGTTGAGGCCAATAAAGCGGCGAAAAACCTAGTCGAAACAACTCAATTAAGTTATACCGCCAGTGTTGATTTTTATAAAAATGGTTTAGGAACAGTGACTGAAATTAATGCCGCAGAAATTGCATTATTAACAGCCGAGCTTGCTCATATTGATTCTTATACGGGTTCAGTTATTGCTGCTGTGGATTTAGCTTTTGCATTAGGTGAAATTGAAAGGGCTTTACCAAAATATGAAGACGCTACGATAAAATAGGTTTATGAGATAGCAGAAGATAACCTAGTATTTATCTTCTGCGATTATAAATTAATAAATGTCCAGTTGTTGAAATACAGGTTTTCCTGCACTACTAAATTGGCTAATTGAATATTGGTTATAATTCATTTCGCCATAACCTCTAATATATATTACACCATTAGATAAATCAGATAAGCAGCTCCAAACAGTATATTCAGAAAGTAAACTATTTTGAGTGCCTTCTCCTTCCCCCATATTATCAACAGTCATATTTTTAGTACGGTCAAAATTATTCATAATGTGAGCGAGTGTAATCATAGCGTCTTTTGCATTGTCAACTTTTGGCGCATAAGTACTATAAAAAACCGCTCGAATGAAACGCCCAACAGATGTATCAGACGAAGGTAGATTTGATGTTGCAATACCACTATCAGGTTGAGTAACTCGAATATTACCCAGTAAACTTGTTGATATATCTAGGTTTGATAACTGAGTATAATTATTCAGGTTTTTTAAATGCCATTGAAAATCAGGCCCATTAGTCATGACACGAGTAGGGTTATCAAAAACCTGTAATTTGCCATTTACGGCTTCAACAATAATGCTACCACCGTGTTTATCATAAAAAGCATAGTGGAATGGTGATGTTAAATTCCTAAAATTAACAAGAATAGGGGACCAAAAGTAACCATTTTCAACCGCTTTTTTAACGTCATCAACATGACTAAAAAGGGATAAAGCCCATTCGCCTAATGCGGTAACAGGCAATGATAAATAATAGTTTTCCGGATTAATTGGCGTAAGCTCTGCTTCAGAAATCATATTTGCACTAAACGTTAATCCTGCACTATTTAACCCTTGGAATATATTATGGTTATCTCCATCAAAATAAACTTCGGTCGTTATCGCAAGAATATCGAATTTAGATGTATAATTAATACCATTTTCCCCGTTAGGGGCTTTTTTCTGAAAAAAAGTATTCGCAGGATAATATGTTATCCAAGAGGGCAGGTCTTCCGTTAATTCTAATGTTCGCCCTTGGTAAATATTATTTTGGCTATCTGTTATTGATAAACTCGTACACATTCCATTTAACCTCGTTTTATGAAGTATTCGCGAATTTGTAGGCTACACTTCATTTCAATAAATGTGGGTCGTAAGGTAGCCAAATAAATATTACCTGATAATGAGGGGTATTTATATTGAAATTGTTTTTCAATAATAGGTGACCCATTAAAATAATAACAGAATCCCAATTAAGGGTACTGTTGCAAATAAAGTGGTGAGATTGAGTTTTTCAACTCGAAATGGGCTACATACCAAAGACTCGATTCACTAGGCGCATTTCGCTTAGCGGTTGAGCATAGTAACAAATGTTCAGCTTAACCCTTGCTAAGTGCATGCATTACCTCAATACCTTTAATAGTCGCATGTGTCGTTTAATTGATTTAAATTCTAAGGTGGGATTTATCACGTGCTTCAATTTTCCATGACCGCATTCAATGACATTATTGTGAAATTTGATTTGCCGTTGCTCTACATGTGTAGGGCATTTTCCTTCTTTTTTGAGAGGGTTAAGAGCTCGACTATAAGGTGAGGCTTTATCTGTATTGATAACCCTGAGGATTTGCCATTTCTAACTCGATTGAATATTTTTCTTAAAAACCGATAGGCAGCTTTGGTATTACGATGTGGTGAGAGGTAAAATTCAATGCTGTGCACTCGGCTATCGACAGCTCGGTAAAGGTACGTCCATTTCCCATTCACTTTGATATAAGTTCCGTTTAAATGCCAATTGTTGAGGTCGGAGGGACTACACCTATACCAACATAACCGCTTTTCTATTTTTGGCGCATAACGTTGAATCCAGTGATAGATTGTCGTGTGAACTAAATTTACACCGCCATCAGCCAACATTTCCAGGCGTTCTTGATAACTGATACCGTATTTGCAGTACCAATGCATAGCTCAAAGGATGATAATACCTGTGAAATGACGAGCTTTAAATGCATTCACCAAACAATTCTCAGTAACAAAATAATTAATTTAGCATACCTATTACTTAAATTTTGCAATAGTGCCAGATAAAGAGGGTACAAGATTCTATCGAACTAGTGTATACCCGCAATTGTACCTGTACAGGAGGGTTGATGTGGGTAGAGTCGAATAGAATTCAGTTGAGGTGAAACTGTGGCGGAGTGTTAATTTTAGCGGGCGTTACAAACAAAAACAGACGTCATTTGACGTCTGTTGAGAATTAGTGGTGCCCGGACTCGGAATCGAACCAAGGACACGGGGATTTTCAATCCCCTGCTCTACCGACTGAGCTATCCGGGCAACGGAGCGTATTAAACCTGATTTCATTGGTTGAGTCAAGGCGCTTTCAATAAACTTTTGACTGTATGCGCTTTTTTTCAACATGTTAGCCAGTTTTTAATCGAATATACATAAAATTATTAAGGTTAATAACAAATGCCAGCCTAAAAACCAATTTTGGCTGGCATGCAATATTGGAAAAATTTTAGCGGAGATAATTTTTCTGTGCTTTGTTCACTTTAATAAGATAATTACGTGACTCAGCCGCTGGGTGTTTAGTGGATAAAGTTTCATACACTTCTCCAGGCTCTAAATTATTAATACGTTGTGCGGCTTGTTTTTTATCACTGTGGAAGACACGTAATACGCTACCAGCTCCGCCATTATAGGCAGTGATGACCGCATAGCGGCGTGAGGTCTGGTTGCGAATATCGCCTAAGTAGCTGTTTTGCAATATAGCTAAGTAAGCAGTGCCTGTATCAATATTTTTCTCTGGGTCAAATAAATAGCTACGGCTAGGAACACCGGATTTCCCTTGTGAGCGGAAAACATCTTTCCCTGCTGTATTTGGCATTATCTGCATTAAACCAAGTGCATCAGAACGACTAACCGCATAAGGGTTGAAACTCGATTCAATTTGCATGATAGCGAGGATTAATGATTCATCAACACCATATTTGGCTGAAGATTTTTTAATATAAGGTAAATATTTATGAGCCCGTTTATCTAAATGGTTTGGTACTAGTTGCATAGTTACGGACCAAACAATATTCATACCAGACTGCCGGCGCTGCATTTTATTTTCTATCAGATAATCAGCAAACTTTGTGGCTC of Providencia rettgeri contains these proteins:
- the oprM_1 gene encoding Outer membrane protein oprM precursor, which gives rise to MTMTQSMRYDKKRYLLISIFSIFLVGCVDTSRSFMDKAPQPLQYETDTYISSPEENLYAEHNEVFKDQYDLASLIDVAQKNNPETRIAWELAKKAATNVGMVESTYLPVITATALSGYQRGTLKLPHNDLVDKIDVSNHVFIPAITFQWLLFDFGQRGALTDAAKHASLASDLNFNLLHQKIIHDVTIAYYAYGAAQKKTKITYEALERSQRLLYAVEQKKARGLATVLDVALAKQQVSQLEFQNVLAKGKERDQYQLLLSTIGISPLKTINIQYNDNDVLPDNIAPLTHERIRNALAQRPDVLANYELTLAAMKTTQSVESDYFPKVYLAGAVAGGNSRLDVQGLPGINQSSSSSNILIGISIPLYEGGIRQARMKNAQSDILIAQENLRKSQEMAIREMSLTENALKSAVEANKAAKNLVETTQLSYTASVDFYKNGLGTVTEINAAEIALLTAELAHIDSYTGSVIAAVDLAFALGEIERALPKYEDATIK
- the cbh gene encoding Choloylglycine hydrolase is translated as MCTSLSITDSQNNIYQGRTLELTEDLPSWITYYPANTFFQKKAPNGENGINYTSKFDILAITTEVYFDGDNHNIFQGLNSAGLTFSANMISEAELTPINPENYYLSLPVTALGEWALSLFSHVDDVKKAVENGYFWSPILVNFRNLTSPFHYAFYDKHGGSIIVEAVNGKLQVFDNPTRVMTNGPDFQWHLKNLNNYTQLSNLDISTSLLGNIRVTQPDSGIATSNLPSSDTSVGRFIRAVFYSTYAPKVDNAKDAMITLAHIMNNFDRTKNMTVDNMGEGEGTQNSLLSEYTVWSCLSDLSNGVIYIRGYGEMNYNQYSISQFSSAGKPVFQQLDIY
- the emtA_1 gene encoding Endo-type membrane-bound lytic murein transglycosylase A precursor — translated: MKKLFTLSLLIPLIVSCSSKQKSDFNPNYVKDTNGFDILMGQFAHNIENIWGIKEVLIAGPKDYVKYTDEYRTRSHINFDAGTITVETISAIEPSQHLKKAIVTTLLMGDDPNSIDLYSDINDIPHSKEPFLFGQVLDNTGEAIRWEWRATKFADYLIENKMQRRQSGMNIVWSVTMQLVPNHLDKRAHKYLPYIKKSSAKYGVDESLILAIMQIESSFNPYAVSRSDALGLMQIMPNTAGKDVFRSQGKSGVPSRSYLFDPEKNIDTGTAYLAILQNSYLGDIRNQTSRRYAVITAYNGGAGSVLRVFHSDKKQAAQRINNLEPGEVYETLSTKHPAAESRNYLIKVNKAQKNYLR